Proteins found in one Triticum urartu cultivar G1812 chromosome 4, Tu2.1, whole genome shotgun sequence genomic segment:
- the LOC125554272 gene encoding inorganic phosphate transporter 1-2-like has protein sequence MATEQLNVLKALDVAKTQLYHFKAVVIAGMGFFTDAYDLFCIALVTKLLGRIYYTDPALNEPGHLPANVSAAVNGVALCGTLAGQLFFGWLGDKLGRKSVYGFTLILMVLCSIASGLSFGHEAKGVMGTLCFFRFWLGFGVGGDYPLSATIMSEYANKKTRGTFIAAVFAMQGFGILFGTIVTIIVSSAFRHAFPAPPFYIDAAASIGPEADYVWRIIVMFGTIPAALTYYWRMKMPETARYTALIAGNTKQATSDMSKVLNKEILEENVQGERATGDTWGLFSRQFMKRHGVHLLATTSTWFLLDVAFYSQNLFQKDIFTKIGWIPPAKTMNALEELYRIARAQALIALCGTVPGYWFTVAFIDIIGRFWIQLMGFTMMTIFMLAIAIPYDYLVKPGHHTGFVVLYGLTFFFANFGPNSTTFIVPAEIFPARLRSTCHGISAATGKAGAIIGAFGFLYASQDQKKPDTGYSRGIGMRNSLFVLAGTNFLGLLFSLLVPESKGKSLEELSKENVGDDGIEA, from the coding sequence ATGGCGACTGAACAGCTCAACGTGTTGAAAGCGCTCGACGTTGCCAAGACGCAGCTGTACCATTTCAAGGCCGTCGTGATCGCCGGCATGGGCTTCTTCACGGACGCCTACGACCTCTTCTGCATCGCCCTCGTCACCAAGCTGCTGGGGCGCATCTACTACACCGACCCTGCCCTCAACGAGCCTGGCCACCTCCCGGCAAACGTGTCGGCCGCCGTGAACGGCGTGGCCCTATGCGGCACACTTGCCGGCCAGCTCTTCTTCGGCTGGCTCGGTGACAAGCTCGGCCGCAAGAGCGTCTACGGCTTCACGCTCATCCTCATGGTCCTCTGCTCCATCGCGTCTGGGCTCTCGTTTGGACACGAGGCCAAGGGCGTAATGGGGACGCTATGTTTCTTCCGCTTCTGGCTCGGCTTCGGCGTCGGCGGCGACTATCCTCTCAGCGCCACCATCATGTCGGAGTATGCTAACAAGAAGACCCGCGGCACCTTTATCGCCGCCGTGTTTGCCATGCAGGGGTTTGGCATCCTATTTGGTACTATCGTCACGATCATCGTCTCGTCCGCATTCCGACATGCATTCCCTGCACCGCCATTCTACATCGACGCCGCGGCATCCATTGGCCCGGAGGCCGACTATGTGTGGCGCATCATCGTCATGTTCGGCACCATCCCGGCTGCCCTGACCTACTACTGGCGCATGAAGATGCCCGAAACTGCGCGGTACACGGCACTCATCGCCGGCAACACGAAGCAAGCCACATCAGACATGTCCAAGGTGCTCAACAAGGAGATCTTAGAGGAGAACGTCCAGGGTGAGCGGGCCACCGGTGATACCTGGGGCCTCTTCTCCCGACAGTTCATGAAGCGCCACGGGGTGCACTTGCTAGCGACCACAAGCACTTGGTTCCTACTCGATGTGGCCTTCTACAGCCAGAACCTGTTCCAGAAGGACATCTTCACCAAGATCGGGTGGATCCCGCCGGCCAAGACTATGAATGCATTGGAGGAGTTGTACCGCATCGCCCGCGCCCAAGCGCTCATCGCGCTCTGTGGCACCGTGCCTGGCTACTGGTTCACCGTCGCCTTCATCGACATCATTGGGAGGTTTTGGATCCAGCTCATGGGATTCACCATGATGACCATTTTCATGCTAGCAATCGCCATACCGTACGACTACTTGGTGAAGCCAGGGCACCACACCGGTTTCGTCGTGCTCTACGGGCTCACTTTCTTCTTCGCCAACTTCGGCCCCAACAGCACAACTTTCATCGTGCCAGCTGAGATCTTCCCTGCGAGGCTCCGGTCCACATGCCACGGTATCTCTGCCGCTACTGGTAAGGCGGGCGCGATCATCGGCGCGTTCGGGTTCCTGTATGCATCGCAGGACCAGAAGAAGCCCGACACCGGCTACTCACGGGGAATTGGCATGCGCAACTCGCTCTTCGTGCTCGCAGGCACAAACTTCCTGGGCCTGCTCTTTTCCCTGCTGGTGCCGGAGTCCAAGGGCAAGTCGCTCGAGGAGCTCTCCAAGGAGAACGTCGGCGACGATGGCATCGAAGCTTAG